One stretch of Amycolatopsis tolypomycina DNA includes these proteins:
- a CDS encoding CHAT domain-containing protein, with translation MTMLDSIHPVAPEHRTDWLVARIRLSSLMAALSSEISGDLAAGLAGLDDVRLLINAVPDAVLQAELNGVLNHNYAARLMSVGRNEESLASFDVSVTHQEYRLANGPAPEARMGAFVQTLSSRAWVQIRLGNVSAAQKDLNRSLELAEKYELRTVAADMRRTMGMLALRTGDVPEALRFYEEAERTYRALELGVPDGLRFEQAEALLAAGLAEEAGAHLDEVLPKLIAQQSISREVARAELYRAAAALMTDEIELARQMADSARRKMLRVGCRTCIANATLAGLQSDVRDALRTVHIPAALPTRALRLAAKMPTPQLSDQAATARMLAVRLDIRRGNLKRAVETLRKVPRPGQLTPIDYRMLRRLCRAELAVAQNDRAKALTEIRSGLTELDAVRDRMGGLDLVSGTALHGQELADLAVKLVLERNDARRLFVWLERTRAQTYRYEPLSAGTDPELAARVAEVRGLGQAIQEAQHDGHPIAGLRAKYNERLREAQRLGWHTGRWGRPRPVAGLAEVVARLGERAMVSFAASGDELVAVVVAGGECRLVRLGSAGAAAESARVLNVDLDALAPDNLPERLAEVVMASAHKQADKLDAQLIQPLADSIGERELVIVPTGPLYAVPWGVLPGLRGRPTVVAPSATAWLAAELTKSSRARKIVLVRGPGLAGARGELEKLTTHYRTATTMTGAKATVKSVLRAMDGAKLAHFAAHGAHEPENALFSRLELADGALFGHEMAGLRQPPRQVVFAACELAMNRIRPGDEALGFASALLASGSRTVIAPLSRVGDLASAAAMDDYYRALAVRESPALALADAIAVDPFRRPFVCLGAG, from the coding sequence ATGACGATGCTGGACTCCATTCACCCGGTCGCGCCGGAGCACCGTACCGACTGGCTGGTGGCCAGGATCCGGCTGTCGAGCCTCATGGCGGCCCTGTCCTCGGAGATCAGCGGTGACCTCGCGGCGGGACTCGCCGGACTCGACGATGTGCGGCTGCTCATCAACGCGGTGCCCGACGCCGTCCTGCAGGCCGAGCTCAACGGCGTTCTCAACCACAACTACGCGGCCCGGCTGATGAGCGTCGGCCGCAACGAGGAAAGCCTGGCTTCGTTCGACGTCTCCGTCACACACCAGGAGTACCGGCTGGCGAACGGCCCGGCTCCCGAGGCGCGGATGGGTGCCTTCGTGCAGACCCTGTCCTCGCGGGCCTGGGTGCAGATCAGGTTGGGCAATGTGAGCGCGGCTCAGAAGGATCTCAACCGTTCGCTGGAGCTCGCCGAGAAGTACGAGCTCCGCACCGTGGCTGCCGACATGCGGCGCACCATGGGCATGCTCGCGCTGCGGACCGGTGACGTCCCGGAAGCTCTCCGGTTCTACGAGGAAGCCGAGCGGACCTACCGCGCGCTGGAGCTGGGGGTTCCGGACGGCCTTCGGTTCGAGCAGGCGGAAGCGCTGTTGGCAGCCGGGCTCGCCGAAGAAGCGGGCGCTCACCTGGACGAGGTGCTGCCGAAGCTGATCGCCCAGCAGAGCATCAGCCGCGAGGTGGCGCGAGCGGAGCTGTACCGGGCCGCCGCGGCGTTGATGACCGACGAGATCGAGCTCGCGCGGCAGATGGCCGATTCCGCACGGCGCAAGATGCTGCGCGTCGGCTGCCGGACCTGCATTGCCAACGCCACCTTGGCCGGCCTGCAGTCGGACGTCCGTGATGCGCTGCGCACCGTACACATCCCGGCGGCCCTTCCGACACGGGCGCTCCGGCTCGCCGCGAAGATGCCGACCCCCCAGCTCTCCGACCAGGCCGCCACCGCGCGCATGCTGGCCGTCCGGTTGGACATCCGCCGCGGGAATCTCAAGCGGGCCGTCGAAACCCTGCGGAAGGTTCCCCGGCCCGGGCAGCTCACGCCCATCGACTACCGCATGCTTCGCCGGCTCTGCCGGGCCGAACTCGCCGTCGCGCAGAACGACCGGGCCAAGGCGCTGACCGAGATCCGGTCCGGGCTCACCGAGCTCGACGCCGTCCGGGACCGGATGGGTGGGCTCGATCTCGTCTCCGGGACCGCGCTGCACGGGCAGGAGCTCGCCGATCTCGCCGTCAAGCTCGTGCTGGAACGCAACGATGCGCGGCGCCTGTTCGTCTGGCTCGAACGCACCCGCGCGCAGACCTACCGCTACGAACCCCTCTCCGCCGGGACCGATCCGGAGCTGGCCGCGCGCGTTGCCGAGGTGCGGGGGCTCGGGCAGGCCATCCAGGAAGCCCAGCACGACGGGCACCCCATCGCCGGGCTGCGGGCGAAGTACAACGAACGGCTGCGGGAAGCGCAGCGGCTCGGCTGGCACACCGGGCGGTGGGGGCGGCCGCGGCCGGTGGCCGGGCTCGCCGAGGTCGTCGCGCGGCTCGGTGAGCGGGCCATGGTCAGCTTCGCCGCCTCCGGGGACGAGCTCGTCGCCGTCGTCGTGGCCGGGGGTGAGTGCCGGCTCGTCCGGCTCGGGTCCGCCGGGGCCGCCGCCGAGTCCGCGCGCGTGCTCAACGTCGACCTCGATGCCCTCGCTCCCGACAACCTGCCCGAACGGCTCGCCGAGGTCGTCATGGCCTCCGCGCACAAGCAGGCCGACAAGCTCGACGCGCAGCTCATCCAGCCGCTCGCCGACTCCATCGGCGAGCGCGAACTCGTCATCGTCCCGACCGGGCCGCTCTACGCCGTGCCGTGGGGCGTGCTGCCGGGCCTGCGGGGGCGGCCGACCGTGGTCGCGCCGTCGGCGACCGCGTGGCTCGCCGCCGAGCTGACGAAGTCGTCGCGGGCGCGCAAGATCGTGCTCGTCCGCGGGCCCGGGCTGGCCGGCGCCCGCGGCGAACTCGAGAAGCTCACCACGCACTACCGCACCGCGACGACGATGACCGGCGCCAAGGCCACCGTGAAGTCCGTGCTGCGGGCGATGGACGGCGCCAAGCTCGCGCACTTCGCCGCCCACGGCGCGCACGAGCCGGAGAACGCGCTCTTCTCCCGGCTCGAGCTTGCCGACGGTGCCCTGTTCGGCCACGAGATGGCCGGGCTGCGGCAACCGCCGCGGCAGGTCGTGTTCGCCGCCTGCGAACTCGCGATGAACCGGATCCGGCCCGGCGACGAAGCTCTCGGCTTCGCCAGCGCGCTGCTGGCCAGCGGCTCCCGGACGGTCATCGCGCCGCTGTCGCGCGTCGGCGACCTCGCTTCGGCGGCCGCGATGGACGACTACTACCGCGCGCTGGCCGTCCGGGAGAGCCCGGCGCTCGCGCTGGCCGACGCGATCGCCGTCGACCCGTTCCGGCGCCCGTTCGTCTGCCTCGGCGCCGGCTGA
- a CDS encoding aldo/keto reductase has protein sequence MEYRRVGASGLAVSEIAYGNWLTHGVPGCVAAALDAGITTFHTAAAWDGGAAEAAFGKAFAGVRRDDLVLCTGVFWPEGPGPNDAGLSRKHVIASLEGSLRRLRTDYVDVYQLLRFDYRTPVAETFLALSDLVRQGKIRYAGTSEWTAEQLLQAHEAAARYDVPLIANQPHYSMLWRVPEAQVMPVGARIGVGQFASVPLAQGVLTGKYRNGRIPAGSRGAGPSSARPLLLPELLERVALLRGVADDAGLTMAQLALAWTLQHETVAAAVVGASTPEQVTENAKAAGVRLDLDVLTRIDQLLGSFVQTDPRLVWSPPAQLS, from the coding sequence GTGGAGTACCGCAGGGTGGGCGCGAGCGGGCTCGCCGTCAGCGAGATCGCCTACGGCAACTGGCTGACGCACGGCGTGCCCGGCTGCGTCGCGGCGGCGCTGGACGCGGGCATCACGACGTTCCACACCGCGGCGGCCTGGGACGGCGGCGCCGCGGAGGCCGCGTTCGGGAAGGCGTTCGCCGGCGTGCGCCGCGACGACCTGGTGCTGTGCACCGGCGTGTTCTGGCCGGAAGGCCCGGGCCCGAACGACGCGGGGCTGAGCCGCAAGCACGTGATCGCGTCCCTGGAGGGCTCGCTGCGGCGGCTGCGCACCGACTACGTCGACGTCTACCAGCTGCTGCGCTTCGACTACCGGACGCCGGTCGCGGAGACGTTCCTCGCGCTGTCGGATCTGGTGCGGCAGGGGAAGATCCGGTACGCCGGCACGTCGGAGTGGACGGCCGAGCAGCTGCTGCAGGCCCACGAGGCCGCGGCGCGCTACGACGTGCCGCTGATCGCCAACCAGCCGCACTACTCGATGCTGTGGCGGGTGCCCGAGGCGCAGGTGATGCCGGTGGGCGCGCGGATCGGCGTCGGGCAGTTCGCGTCGGTGCCGCTCGCGCAGGGCGTGCTGACCGGCAAGTACCGGAACGGGCGGATCCCGGCGGGTTCGCGCGGGGCGGGGCCGTCGTCCGCGCGGCCGTTGCTCCTGCCGGAGCTGCTGGAGCGGGTGGCGCTGCTGCGCGGCGTCGCGGACGACGCGGGCCTGACGATGGCGCAGCTCGCGCTGGCCTGGACGCTGCAGCACGAGACCGTCGCGGCGGCGGTCGTCGGCGCGAGCACGCCGGAGCAGGTCACGGAGAACGCCAAGGCCGCCGGCGTCCGGCTCGACCTCGACGTGCTGACCCGGATCGACCAGCTGCTCGGCAGCTTCGTCCAGACCGACCCGCGGCTGGTGTGGTCGCCGCCGGCCCAGCTGTCCTAG
- a CDS encoding VOC family protein: MKLTSTVLGTPEPRALAEFYSKLLGWPIRTDEPAWVTLRPDDGSAGLSFQLETGHVPPVWPPADGAQQMQLHLDIEVDDLQEATAAATAAGAVVAEFQPQDDVRVCFDPAGHPFCLWTRTG, from the coding sequence ATGAAGCTGACCTCCACTGTGCTCGGCACGCCGGAACCGCGTGCGCTCGCCGAGTTCTACTCGAAGCTCCTCGGCTGGCCGATCCGCACCGACGAACCGGCGTGGGTGACACTGCGCCCGGACGACGGCAGCGCTGGGCTTTCGTTCCAGCTGGAGACCGGGCACGTCCCGCCGGTGTGGCCGCCGGCCGACGGTGCGCAGCAGATGCAGCTGCACCTCGACATCGAGGTCGACGACCTCCAGGAGGCGACGGCGGCGGCGACCGCGGCGGGCGCCGTGGTCGCGGAATTCCAGCCGCAGGACGACGTCCGCGTCTGCTTCGATCCGGCCGGTCACCCGTTCTGCCTCTGGACGCGCACGGGGTGA
- a CDS encoding serine hydrolase domain-containing protein, with amino-acid sequence MSSEHVQGTVADGFESVREEFAAVAADEGGDYAAQLVAHVGGERVVDLWTGPAITGDSLTGVFSSTKGAAHLVVALLVQDGVLDLDERVAHYWPEFGAAGKGGITLRDVLAHRAGVVGADEGFTAEELADDRIIAERLAPQRPYWRPGTAFGYHALVIGALTGEVVRRVTGRSIQEHYEERVRKPFGLDFYLGLPEELEPRFLTTQPMLPTPEQLAELEANATGADSLTGIAFNRNHPKAPELWELPNIKLIRQLSPASVGGVASARGLAGMYAAVIGGPEPLLRPETAAEFAQIHSIGDDLATRNHNAFGLGFAIVSDDYPVLGQGAFGHSGAAGSLAFADPRSGLAYGYNRRRFAFPGGAAPENARLVRAVHAAATA; translated from the coding sequence ATGTCGTCCGAGCACGTCCAGGGAACCGTCGCCGACGGGTTCGAGTCCGTCCGGGAGGAGTTCGCCGCCGTCGCGGCCGACGAGGGTGGTGACTACGCCGCCCAGCTCGTCGCGCACGTCGGCGGGGAGCGCGTCGTCGACCTGTGGACCGGACCCGCCATCACCGGCGACTCGCTGACCGGCGTGTTTTCTTCGACCAAGGGTGCCGCGCACCTGGTGGTCGCGCTGCTCGTCCAGGACGGCGTGCTCGACCTCGATGAGCGGGTCGCCCACTACTGGCCGGAGTTCGGTGCCGCCGGCAAGGGCGGGATCACCCTGCGGGACGTGCTCGCGCACCGCGCCGGCGTCGTGGGCGCGGACGAGGGGTTCACCGCCGAGGAGCTCGCGGACGACCGCATCATCGCCGAACGGCTCGCCCCGCAGCGACCCTACTGGCGGCCCGGCACGGCGTTCGGCTACCACGCGCTGGTGATCGGCGCGCTGACCGGCGAGGTCGTCCGGCGCGTCACCGGCCGCAGCATCCAGGAGCACTACGAGGAGCGCGTCCGGAAGCCGTTCGGCCTGGACTTCTACCTCGGGCTGCCCGAAGAACTGGAGCCGCGGTTCCTGACGACCCAGCCGATGCTGCCGACGCCGGAGCAGCTGGCGGAGCTGGAGGCGAACGCGACCGGGGCGGACAGCCTCACGGGCATCGCCTTCAACCGCAACCACCCGAAGGCGCCCGAGCTCTGGGAGCTGCCCAACATCAAACTGATCCGGCAGCTGAGCCCGGCCTCGGTGGGCGGCGTCGCGTCAGCGCGCGGGCTGGCCGGCATGTACGCGGCGGTGATCGGCGGCCCGGAGCCGCTCCTGCGCCCGGAGACCGCGGCGGAGTTCGCGCAGATCCACTCGATCGGCGACGACCTCGCGACGCGCAACCACAACGCGTTCGGCCTCGGCTTCGCGATCGTCTCGGACGACTACCCGGTGCTGGGCCAGGGCGCCTTCGGCCACAGCGGCGCGGCAGGCTCGCTGGCGTTCGCGGACCCGCGCAGCGGCCTCGCGTACGGCTACAACCGCCGCCGCTTCGCCTTCCCGGGCGGCGCGGCCCCGGAGAACGCCCGGCTCGTCCGCGCGGTCCACGCGGCCGCGACCGCGTAA
- a CDS encoding NUDIX hydrolase: MTEIAHKHLAYCWIVRGDRMLFLRRAPGVFLAGRWELPGGTAEPGERLEDTATRETAEETGLTVRVTGELARDAWPDVAGRALRIHAFVYTVEEEGAGEVVLNPEEHDDFAWLTRAEARELALPDHFRRLLDR, translated from the coding sequence ATGACGGAGATCGCGCACAAGCACCTGGCCTACTGCTGGATCGTCCGCGGCGACCGGATGCTGTTTCTCCGCCGCGCGCCCGGGGTGTTCCTCGCGGGCCGGTGGGAGCTGCCCGGAGGCACGGCCGAGCCGGGCGAGCGCCTCGAGGACACAGCGACGCGCGAGACGGCGGAGGAGACCGGGCTGACGGTGCGCGTCACGGGCGAGCTGGCGCGCGACGCGTGGCCGGACGTGGCGGGGCGGGCCCTGCGCATCCACGCTTTTGTTTACACGGTGGAAGAAGAGGGAGCCGGTGAGGTGGTGCTCAATCCTGAGGAGCATGACGACTTTGCTTGGCTGACGCGGGCGGAGGCTCGGGAACTGGCGCTGCCGGACCACTTCCGGCGACTGCTTGATCGGTAG